One window from the genome of Pseudoliparis swirei isolate HS2019 ecotype Mariana Trench chromosome 24, NWPU_hadal_v1, whole genome shotgun sequence encodes:
- the LOC130190262 gene encoding uncharacterized protein LOC130190262, which yields MESKDLTALIAQLVANNQQLIVNNQQQQTRHDQTLLVQQQTTELLRTQLTERYEAQEEQAGYERDRRVHPARFLTKQTPADDIEVFLLTFERTAVREEWPIDQWNPQSVDQLVDLLEGYQAAQEYCAVDGWGIQKPHAPQEATARGGARRETYTGNTMETAPTNPTTEARNPRTTLWVTNHRLGRRDGDSPSIPVTANGRDAIALIDSGSVVTLVRPEFAQTPLLEDTLSVTCIHGEHRQYPTTNITLKTIKGTYSGTAGVVPGLPVAVLIGRDFPLFRQLWLRLARGGPRKARGGPSAPPPRQRHSAPRLCAVQDVDPQGSTDPISEGESSTGEVVAEEEEGPGETREGERNPLEEEADASPSREEADQWDMFPFNNDTDVGPRAEPLAGRFGSAQLEDVNLTSALQQVSVIDGRLVEGVRGRAWERGCHVPERRLGGMGRPALPVGAEEGGVWQPATDETTREVRDGIPTVPCTSHCGPERSQRNTDSQTTK from the exons ATGGAATCAAAGGATTTAACGGCGCTGATTGCACAACTCGTGGCTAACAATCAACAGCTCATAGTTAACAATCAACAGCAGCAGACGCGCCACGACCAGACCCTGCTGGTGCAGCAGCAAACCACCGAGCTTCTGCGGACCCAACTCACGGAGCGTTACGAAGCCCAGGAGGAGCAGGCTGGCTATGAGAGGGACCGCCGGGTCCACCCCGCACGCTTCCTCACCAAGCAGACCCCCGCGGATGACATTGAGGTCTTCCTGCTAACCTTTGAGAGGACCGCGGTCAGAGAAGAGTGGCCTATCGACCAATGG AATCCCCAGAGCGTGGACCAGCTGGTGGATCTGCTGGAAGGGTACCAGGCCGCCCAGGAGTACTGCGCAGTGGACGGCTGGGGAATACAGAAGCCCCACGCGCCCCAAGAAGCGACAGCCCGAGGAGGGGCCCGTCGTGAGACCTACACAGGAAACACCATGGAGACGGCCCCCACCAACCCGACCACCGAAG CGAGAAACCCGCGGACGACCCTATGGGTTACTAACCACAGGCTGGGCAGAAGAGACGGGGACTCACCCTCGATTCCGGTCACCGCTAACGGGCGAGACGCCATCGCCCTGATAGATTCCGGAAGCGTGGTGACGCTGGTGCGACCGGAGTTCGCCCAGACCCCTCTCCTGGAAGACACACTGAGTGTCACGTGTATACATGGCGAGCACCGTCAGTACCCCACTACAAACATcacgttaaaaacaataaagggaACATACTCGGGCACCGCCGGGGTCGTACCAGGCCTACCAGTAGCCGTGCTCATCGGGCGGGACTTCCCCCTCTTCAGACAGCTGTGGCTGCGCCTGGCCAGGGGAGGGCCGCGGAAGGCCCGAGGGGGCCCCTCGGCCCCGCCTCCCAGGCAGCGCCACTCGGCACCCCGCCTCTGTGCGGTGCAGGACGTCGACCCCCAAGGCTCCACCGACCCCATCTCAGAAGGAGAGTCCAGCACCGGGGAGGTAGTggcggaagaggaagagggaccggGGGAGACGAGGGAAGGGGAAAGGAACCCCCTCGAGGAAGAGGCAGACGCTTCCCCCAGCAGAGAGGAAGCCGACCAATGGGACATGTTCCCCTTCAACAACGACACCGACGTGGGCCCAAGGGCTGAGCCTCTAGCCGGGAGATTCGGCTCTGCCCAGCTCGAGGATGTCAACCTCACCAGCGCCCTGCAGCAAGTCTCTGTGATCGACGGGCGACTCGTCGAAGGG GTCCGGGGCCGCGCATGGGAACGCGGATGCCATGTCCCGGAGAGACGCCTTGGGGGGATGGGCCGCCCCGCCCTCCCGGTTggagctgaggaggggggtgtgtggcagccagccacggacgagaccacgagggaaGTAAGGGATGGAATACCGACTGTTCCCTGTACTTCCCACTGCGGCCCAGAGAGGAGCCAACGGAACACCGACAGCCAGAcgacaaagtga